GTCTTCCAGGACTATGCCCTGTTCCCGCACTTGAGCGTCGCCGACAACATCGCCTTCGGCCTGCGCCATGCCGGCGAAGCGGAACGACGCACGCGCATCGAGGAACTGCTCGTCACGGTGGGCCTCGCCGGGTCCGGCGGCAAGTATCCGCACGAACTTTCCGGCGGCCAGCAGCAGCGCGTCGCGCTGGCCCGCGCCCTGGCGCCGAAGCCCCACCTGCTGCTGCTCGACGAACCCTTCTCGAACCTCGATGTCGACCTGCGCGAGCGGCTCTCGCTGGAAGTGCGCGACATCCTCAAGCAGTCCGGCATCACCGCCATCCTGGTCACCCACGACCAGCACGAGGCCTTCGCCGTGGCCGACGAGATCGGCATCATGCACGAGGGGCGCATCCAGCAGTGGGACACGCCGTACAACCTCTACCACCGCCCGGCCAATCGCTTCGTCGCGGATTTCGTCGGACAGGGCGTCTTCCTGCAGGGCGAGGTGATCAATTCGCGCGAGGTGCGGATCGAACTGGGCACCCTGTCCGGCTCCATCCCGACCGACTGCATCGCCGGCTGCAGGCAGTGCGGCAAGGACTGCCGCGTGTCGGTCCTGCTGCGGCCGGACGACGTTGTGCACGACGATGCGGCCGCCACGCAGGCCGAGGTCGTGGCGAAGGCCTTCCGCGGCGCCGAATTCCTCTACACCCTCAAGCTGCCCAGCGGCAAGCGCGTGCTGTCGCTGGTGCCCAGCCACCACAACCACGCCATCGGCGAGAAGATCGGCATCCGCCTGGATGTAGACCACGTGGTCGTTTTTCGCAACGCATGATTCCCTGGCTGGAAGGCGATGCGCCGTTTCCGCCCGTGGAGAAGGCGCTGCGCCGCCCCAACGGCCTGCTCTGCGCCGGCGGCGACCTGTCGCCGGAGCGTCTGCTGGATGCCTACCGCCACGGCATCTTTCCCTGGTTCTCCGCAGGCGAACCCATCCTCTGGTGGAGTCCGGACCCGCGCATGGTGCTGTTTCCGGCGGAACTGAAAATCGCGCGTTCGCTCGCCAGGACGCTGCGGCGCGGAGGCTACGAAATGCGACTCGACACGGCCTTTGCGACGGTGATCCGCGAATGCAGCCTGCCGCGGCCGGGCCAGGACGGCACCTGGATCACCCCGGAAATGCAGCAGGCCTACGTCCGCCTGCACGAACTCGGCCATGCCCATTGCGTCGAGACCTGGATCGACGGCAAGCTCGCCGGCGGGCTGTACGGCATG
The window above is part of the Denitratisoma sp. genome. Proteins encoded here:
- the aat gene encoding leucyl/phenylalanyl-tRNA--protein transferase: MIPWLEGDAPFPPVEKALRRPNGLLCAGGDLSPERLLDAYRHGIFPWFSAGEPILWWSPDPRMVLFPAELKIARSLARTLRRGGYEMRLDTAFATVIRECSLPRPGQDGTWITPEMQQAYVRLHELGHAHCVETWIDGKLAGGLYGMAIGRAFYGESMFTRVTDASKIALAHLVRYLECRGFAVIDCQMKTAHLASLGAREIRRRELAGGLATWTREGQGPGMWPRDGAKNLFGVDNT
- a CDS encoding ABC transporter ATP-binding protein, producing the protein MPLLELKNISHAYGNHAVVIDLSCALEKGSIGCLLGPSGCGKTTVLRAIAGFEHISSGEIHLNGAPVSSPGRHVPPEQRRIGMVFQDYALFPHLSVADNIAFGLRHAGEAERRTRIEELLVTVGLAGSGGKYPHELSGGQQQRVALARALAPKPHLLLLDEPFSNLDVDLRERLSLEVRDILKQSGITAILVTHDQHEAFAVADEIGIMHEGRIQQWDTPYNLYHRPANRFVADFVGQGVFLQGEVINSREVRIELGTLSGSIPTDCIAGCRQCGKDCRVSVLLRPDDVVHDDAAATQAEVVAKAFRGAEFLYTLKLPSGKRVLSLVPSHHNHAIGEKIGIRLDVDHVVVFRNA